One stretch of Longimicrobiaceae bacterium DNA includes these proteins:
- the ald gene encoding alanine dehydrogenase produces the protein MRIGVPKEIKTNENRIALVPAGAEALVQAGHTVMVERGGGLGSGFTDDQYEAVGATMHDVEDVWANAEMIMKVKEPIAVEYPRIRAGQLLFTYFHFAADETLTQALIKSGAVAVAYETVQLPSGELPLLTPMSEVAGRMAIQAGAKYLEKYHGGRGMLLGGVPGVPPADVVIIGGGVVGTNAAKMAAGLGAHVRILDLSLERLRYLSDVMPANVDLIYSNRHNLLEQLEMADLVVGAVLVPGAKAPKLVKRDDLKLMKKGSVIVDVAVDQGGCVETIRPTTHENPIYEIDGVIHYGVANMPGGVPRTSTLALTNATFPYAARLAKFGWQDACRRDPALALGLNVVNGKVVYEGVAEAFGMELTPVQQMLA, from the coding sequence ATGCGCATCGGAGTCCCGAAGGAGATCAAGACCAACGAGAACCGCATCGCCCTGGTGCCGGCCGGCGCCGAGGCCCTCGTGCAGGCCGGCCACACCGTGATGGTGGAGCGCGGCGGCGGCCTGGGCAGCGGCTTCACCGACGACCAGTACGAGGCCGTGGGCGCCACCATGCACGACGTGGAAGACGTCTGGGCGAACGCCGAGATGATCATGAAGGTCAAGGAGCCCATCGCGGTCGAGTACCCCCGCATCCGCGCCGGCCAGCTCCTCTTCACGTACTTCCACTTCGCCGCCGACGAGACGCTGACGCAGGCGCTGATCAAGTCCGGCGCGGTGGCGGTGGCGTACGAGACGGTGCAGCTGCCCAGCGGCGAGCTGCCCCTGCTCACGCCCATGAGCGAGGTCGCGGGCCGCATGGCGATCCAGGCCGGCGCCAAGTACCTGGAGAAGTACCACGGCGGCCGCGGCATGCTGCTGGGCGGCGTGCCGGGCGTTCCGCCGGCGGACGTGGTGATCATCGGCGGCGGCGTGGTGGGCACCAACGCGGCGAAGATGGCGGCCGGGCTCGGCGCCCACGTGCGCATCCTCGACCTGTCGCTGGAGCGCCTGCGCTACCTGTCCGACGTGATGCCGGCCAACGTGGACCTCATCTACAGCAACCGGCACAACCTGCTGGAGCAGCTGGAGATGGCGGACCTGGTGGTGGGCGCCGTGCTCGTTCCCGGCGCCAAGGCGCCCAAGCTGGTGAAGCGCGACGACCTGAAGCTGATGAAGAAGGGCAGCGTGATCGTGGACGTGGCGGTCGACCAGGGCGGCTGCGTGGAGACGATCCGCCCCACCACGCACGAGAACCCCATCTACGAGATCGACGGCGTGATCCACTACGGCGTGGCGAACATGCCGGGCGGCGTGCCGCGCACCAGCACGCTGGCCCTGACCAACGCCACGTTCCCGTACGCTGCGCGCCTGGCCAAGTTCGGCTGGCAGGACGCCTGCCGCCGCGACCCGGCGCTGGCCCTGGGCCTGAACGTGG